From Lepus europaeus isolate LE1 chromosome 3, mLepTim1.pri, whole genome shotgun sequence, a single genomic window includes:
- the SERPINB9 gene encoding serpin B9 codes for MDALSEANGTFAIRLLKGLCQDNPSNNVFYSPVSISSALAMVLLGAKGNTAAQVAQVLSLTTEKDVHQGFQALLTDMNRPGMQYLLRTANRLFGEKTCEFLSTFKEACVQFYHAELEQLSFARAAEKSRNHINTWVSKKTEGKINELLPANSINAQTKLVLVNAIYFKGRWDKQFYKNCTKEMPFKINQKEQRPVQMMYQESKFKMSYVSEVQAQVLELPYEQEELSMIILLPDSGVDLSTVEKNLTFEKFTAWTKPECMKRTKVEVFLPRFKLQEDYDMESVLQQLGMVDIFQQGKSNLSAMSAERDLCLSKFVHKSFVEVNEEATEAAAATSAITVLAGRVESPPVFCADHPFLFFIRHNRTKSLLFCGRFSSP; via the exons ATGGATGCTCTCTCGGAAGCCAACGGCACCTTTGCCATCCGCCTCTTAAAGGGATTATGTCAAGACAACCCTTCGAACAATGTGTTTTATTCTCCTGTGAGCAtctcctctgccctggccatggtCCTCTTGGGGGCAAAGGGCAACACCGCGGCCCAGGTGGCCCAG GTGCTTTCTTTGACCACAGAGAAAGATGTGCACCAGGGCTTCCAGGCACTTCTCACCGACATGAACAGGCCAGGCATGCAGTACCTGCTTAGAACAGCCAACAGGCTCTTTGGAGAGAAGACTTGTGAATTCCTTTCT ACGTTTAAGGAAGCCTGCGTTCAGTTCTACCACGCTGAGCTGGAGCAACTTTCTTTTGCCAGAGCTGCAGAGAAATCCAGGAACCATATAAACACCTGGGTCTCCAAGAAGACAGAAG GTAAAATTAATGAGCTGTTGCCAGCAAATTCCATTAATGCCCAAACCAAGCTGGTTCTCGTCAATGCCATCTACTTCAAAGGAAGATGGGACAAGCAGTTTTATAAAAACTGCACAAAGGAAATGCCTTTTAAGATCAACCAG AAGGAGCAAAGGCCAGTGCAGATGATGTATCAGGAGTCCAAGTTTAAAATGTCCTACGTGAGCGAGGTGCAGGCACAGGTGCTGGAGCTGCCCTACGAGCAGGAGGAGCTGAGCATGATCATTCTGCTCCCAGACAGCGGCGTGGATCTCAGCACG GTGGAGAAGAATCTCACTTTTGAGAAATTCACAGCCTGGACCAAGCCAGAATGTATGAAGAGAACCAAAGTTGAAGTTTTCCTGCCGAGGTTTAAACTGCAAGAGGATTACGACATGGAATCGGTGCTTCAGCAGTTGGGAATGGTCGATATCTTCCAACAGGGCAAGTCCAACTTGTCAGCCATGTCAGCTGAAAGAGACCTGTGTCTGTCCAAGTTTGTGCACAAGAGTTTTGTGGAGGTGAATGAAGAAGCCACAGAGGCCGCCGCGGCAACTTCAGCCATTACGGTTCTGGCAGGTCGCGTGGAATCTCCACCCGTGTTCTGTGCTGACCACCCCTTCCTTTTTTTCATCAGGCATAACAGAACCAAAAGCCTCCTGTTCTGTGGCAGGTTCTCTTCTCCATAG